One Cydia amplana chromosome 18, ilCydAmpl1.1, whole genome shotgun sequence DNA segment encodes these proteins:
- the LOC134656656 gene encoding uncharacterized protein LOC134656656 codes for MAKMPVGKMDAFDRHKDNWASYIDRLEQYFIVNDVQDDRKVPLLITAMGADSYDLLVTLCTPTKPSEKTYNELVKLMSNHLQPRPSVLAERYKFRQRKQSKNESIADFIADLQKLTKYCDFGTWLDDSLRDQFVCGLYSETIRLRLFTEKDLKFAKAKGLAIAMEAAEVNAAAVESRGRSSANDATAPCFSISNDKHSSFKTPLRNNRSYPKRDEQTKVVSNEVNRWRPNGQRPNNSYRGPVTSRSADGNRAQLGQGHGTCSACGGAHAAQTCKFRLYVCRVCNQDGHLKKCAPG; via the coding sequence atggcaaaaatgccggtggGCAAGATGGACGCGTTTGATCGGCACAAGGATAATTGGGCGTCGTATATAGACAGGCTGGAGCAGTATTTTATAGTAAACGATGTGCAAGATGACCGCAAAGTACCATTATTAATTACCGCGATGGGAGCAGATAGCTACGATTTATTAGTGACCTTGTGTACCCCAACTAAGCCATCAGAAAAAACCTACAATGAACTTGTCAAACTTATGTCAAATCATCTGCAGCCGCGGCCGAGTGTTTTAGCGGAAAGATATAAGTTTCGTCAACGCAAGCAGTCGAAAAATGAATCTATAGCGGATTTTATAGCGGACTTGCAAAAGTTAACTAAATATTGCGATTTTGGTACGTGGTTGGATGACAGCTTGCGAGATCAATTTGTATGCGGATTGTATAGTGAGACTATTCGTCTGCGATTATTTACGGAAAAAGACCTGAAGTTTGCTAAGGCTAAGGGATTGGCGATAGCGATGGAGGCAGCGGAGGTTAATGCGGCAGCGGTAGAAAGTCGAGGTCGGTCATCAGCAAATGACGCCACGGCGCCATGTTTTTCTATAAGCAACGACAAACATTCCAGTTTCAAGACGCCATTACGGAACAACCGAAGTTATCCGAAACGCGACGAGCAAACCAAAGTAGTTAGCAACGAAGTTAACCGATGGAGGCCGAACGGACAGCGGCCGAACAATAGTTACCGGGGACCGGTGACGTCGAGATCAGCTGACGGTAACCGCGCGCAATTAGGACAAGGACACGGGACGTGCTCAGCGTGTGGAGGTGCGCATGCGGCTCAGACGTGCAAATTTCGACTTTATGTATGCCGTGTTTGTAATCAAGACGGACACTTGAAAAAATGTGCCCCAGGTTGA